A part of Candidatus Binatia bacterium genomic DNA contains:
- a CDS encoding DUF2142 domain-containing protein produces MRNALALTIVVLAGSLSATWALTVPIFQATDEAAHFDYAMTIFSAGRLIATPGRTTAWIASPYTRYLLGATDYFRLAFHSSMRVPAGYGTLAYYRRIDAGAPSLTAAANDGGPISFIAPAYPFGFYALEALWMKLAAALTHSLVATFFAARLLCVLLMMIGLYFSYRTALNVGISPWLCVALVAIAGFFPLTTLVSSYVQPDNLAFALVAASLFLSTQLRRSRRPALTTL; encoded by the coding sequence GTGCGTAACGCCCTCGCACTAACGATCGTCGTTCTCGCCGGGTCGCTGAGCGCGACGTGGGCTCTCACCGTTCCAATTTTTCAGGCAACCGATGAAGCCGCGCACTTCGATTACGCGATGACGATCTTCAGCGCCGGCCGGCTCATCGCGACGCCGGGGCGCACGACCGCTTGGATCGCCAGCCCGTATACGCGTTATCTGCTCGGCGCGACAGATTACTTTCGCCTCGCCTTTCACTCCTCGATGCGCGTGCCGGCAGGGTACGGCACGCTCGCGTACTACCGCCGCATCGATGCCGGCGCCCCGAGCCTGACGGCTGCGGCGAACGACGGTGGACCGATTAGCTTCATCGCGCCGGCGTACCCCTTTGGATTTTACGCGCTCGAGGCGCTCTGGATGAAACTCGCAGCCGCGCTCACGCACTCGCTCGTCGCGACCTTCTTCGCGGCGAGACTGCTCTGCGTGCTCCTGATGATGATCGGCCTTTATTTCAGTTACCGCACGGCGCTCAACGTCGGGATCTCGCCCTGGCTCTGCGTCGCGCTCGTTGCGATCGCGGGCTTCTTTCCTTTGACGACGCTGGTCTCGTCGTACGTGCAGCCCGATAACCTGGCGTTTGCGCTCGTCGCCGCGTCGCTCTTTCTCTCGACGCAACTCCGGCGCAGCCGGCGGCCTGCCCTCACGACGCTCG
- a CDS encoding prepilin peptidase, producing MIAIVAAAAFFGCLAFIASQASRFVCADVAPMDDGPPPGNAPVVALVAAGTLIGGVLVATGALPLQIGIAAIVVFALVASWCSDATCGIVPDVFTLIPLGLLLLFAFAQRDWATVLSSVVVFAPFAGAAFFSKGYGMGWGDTKLAAVAGAALGAPLALIALALACAAAAIINRFSSARGSPIAFAPYIAAATGLALPLGFAH from the coding sequence GTGATCGCGATCGTCGCAGCCGCGGCCTTCTTCGGCTGCCTCGCCTTTATTGCGTCGCAGGCTAGCCGCTTCGTCTGCGCGGACGTCGCCCCGATGGACGACGGACCGCCGCCCGGCAATGCGCCGGTCGTCGCTCTCGTCGCGGCCGGCACGCTGATCGGAGGAGTGCTCGTCGCGACGGGCGCGCTGCCGCTGCAGATCGGCATCGCGGCGATCGTCGTCTTCGCCCTCGTTGCATCGTGGTGCAGCGACGCGACCTGCGGAATCGTCCCCGACGTCTTCACGCTCATACCGCTGGGATTGCTCTTGCTCTTCGCATTCGCGCAACGAGACTGGGCGACGGTCCTCTCGTCGGTCGTCGTCTTCGCGCCCTTTGCCGGCGCCGCGTTCTTCTCGAAAGGATACGGCATGGGCTGGGGCGACACGAAGCTCGCAGCGGTTGCGGGCGCCGCGCTCGGCGCTCCGCTCGCGCTCATCGCGCTCGCGCTTGCCTGCGCCGCGGCCGCAATCATCAACCGCTTCAGCAGCGCGCGAGGATCGCCGATCGCATTCGCGCCCTACATCGCCGCGGCGACCGGCCTCGCGCTGCCGCTCGGTTTCGCTCACTGA
- a CDS encoding type II secretion system F family protein, with translation MESFLTYLIPVFCGVSVFFFAVSLLPSKSVLAEQIEELKAHVPLQRDLSSPLAERIFKGERRIILVRQLAEAGWYTTTPAQFALRVVGGAALGPIVALLVWKLANLAPEWLVPLLAIFTFCGAYSPFYLLNRAIEQRHTAIQKSLPEFLDMVASTVQAGLALNSALAYSVEAARGPLGEEIKEALSEIRLGRSRADALKGAGDRTNQPALRNALRVMTQAERLGANIAKMLTELAEDARHQRLMLVEEMAGKLPVKMVFPMVFFMIPSIFTIIFGTVAVNYFTQHP, from the coding sequence ATGGAATCATTTCTTACATATCTCATCCCGGTCTTCTGCGGCGTCTCGGTCTTCTTCTTCGCCGTCTCGCTGCTGCCGTCGAAGAGCGTTCTCGCCGAGCAGATCGAGGAGCTCAAGGCCCACGTCCCGCTCCAACGCGATCTCAGTTCGCCGCTGGCGGAGCGCATCTTCAAGGGCGAGCGGCGCATCATCTTGGTGCGACAGTTGGCCGAAGCGGGTTGGTATACGACGACGCCCGCGCAGTTCGCCCTGCGCGTCGTCGGCGGCGCCGCCCTCGGCCCGATCGTCGCGTTGCTCGTCTGGAAGCTCGCGAACCTCGCGCCCGAGTGGCTCGTCCCGCTCCTTGCGATATTCACGTTCTGCGGCGCATACTCGCCGTTCTATCTGCTAAATCGCGCGATCGAGCAGCGCCACACCGCGATCCAAAAGTCCTTGCCGGAGTTCTTGGATATGGTGGCCTCAACCGTCCAAGCCGGGCTCGCGCTGAACTCCGCGCTCGCCTACTCCGTCGAGGCGGCGCGCGGGCCGCTCGGGGAAGAGATCAAAGAGGCTCTCTCGGAGATCCGCCTGGGCCGCTCGCGCGCCGATGCGCTCAAGGGCGCGGGCGACCGGACGAACCAGCCGGCGCTGCGCAACGCGTTGCGCGTGATGACGCAAGCCGAGCGACTCGGCGCCAACATCGCGAAGATGTTGACCGAGTTAGCCGAGGACGCGCGCCATCAGCGGCTGATGCTCGTCGAAGAGATGGCGGGTAAGCTGCCCGTGAAAATGGTCTTCCCGATGGTCTTCTTCATGATCCCATCGATCTTCACCATCATCTTCGGCACCGTCGCGGTCAACTATTTCACGCAGCATCCGTGA
- a CDS encoding type II secretion system F family protein, whose translation MVNTLILGAIFVGISATAFFFFFAFWGSVNKRATARVNSLGDQLERAGIQMSSQEIVLSLSAAIAIVWIVLVLLLHPPLVMALILLPLVAAVGVFGFYTFVQIKIARRLNAFIEQLESALRLIASSVRVGLGLRQALALVVEELPDPARYEFQRVIGQANIGASIFDALDTLAVRMPCNESLMVARVFRVQAETGGDLARILEQLADTIKGRRQVHRKIATLTAEGRLSAWVLMLIPVGLGVFIWVTQPDMSHALFFTGLGHIVLLIIAIFEVVGFVWVRKILQVDV comes from the coding sequence ATGGTAAATACATTAATTCTCGGCGCCATCTTCGTCGGCATATCGGCAACGGCGTTCTTCTTCTTCTTCGCATTCTGGGGATCGGTCAACAAACGGGCGACCGCGCGAGTCAACAGTCTCGGCGACCAGCTCGAACGTGCCGGCATTCAGATGAGCTCGCAAGAGATCGTGCTCTCGCTCTCGGCTGCGATCGCGATCGTCTGGATCGTGCTCGTTCTCTTGCTCCATCCGCCGCTCGTCATGGCCCTCATCCTGCTGCCGCTCGTTGCCGCGGTCGGCGTCTTCGGCTTCTACACGTTCGTCCAAATAAAGATCGCGCGGCGCCTCAACGCCTTCATCGAGCAACTCGAGAGCGCGTTACGCTTGATCGCGAGCAGCGTTCGGGTCGGCTTGGGCTTACGCCAAGCCCTCGCCCTCGTCGTCGAGGAACTGCCCGACCCCGCGCGCTACGAGTTCCAGCGGGTCATCGGACAGGCGAATATCGGTGCGAGCATCTTCGATGCCCTCGATACGCTCGCCGTGCGCATGCCCTGCAACGAGTCGCTCATGGTCGCGCGCGTCTTCCGCGTCCAAGCGGAGACCGGCGGCGACCTCGCGAGAATCCTCGAACAGCTTGCCGACACGATCAAAGGGCGGCGTCAGGTGCACCGGAAGATCGCCACGCTAACCGCCGAGGGACGTCTGAGCGCCTGGGTGCTCATGCTCATCCCCGTCGGCCTCGGCGTCTTCATCTGGGTCACGCAACCCGACATGTCGCACGCGCTCTTCTTCACCGGCCTCGGTCACATCGTGCTGCTGATCATCGCGATCTTCGAGGTGGTCGGCTTCGTCTGGGTCCGGAAGATCCTACAGGTGGACGTCTAG
- a CDS encoding ATPase, T2SS/T4P/T4SS family, with product MTEAPFLLFIGSKGGVGTTTLCRELARAMREKGKIAVIDADLTASRSVALLFESVRALDAAHAALPIASVTADGVTIAELVDRYDGAYTLDRQDVEEFAAGLTGFDAVLVDTPQPFITTVRPFVERAKRFFIVLEPTLLGVAGAQSMVGDLRRFGVPPNRIDLITNARTEAGIVLRSEIEEALGAKIVAEIPTTASRIYAKAITALERYIDALPPAEPLDTLQPSSAESGDSRSGRTVITDGRLAPAFVPERRGGGHRSEVDAKRDAFKQEIQAALLRQADLVSSSVSQTDAAKLAELKARVESITSDFVAQRKFVASAEELARLRQEVLDEALGLGPLEDLINDPDVTEIMVNGPDTVYVEKHGVIEPTTKRFSGERQLRLVIERILTPLGRRIDEASPMVDARLPDGSRVNAIIEPVSIDGATLTIRRFGQRRLTSDDLVKIGAAPPQVIDFLRAAVESRLNILVSGGTGSGKTTFLNILSSFLPNRERIVTIEDAAELLMNQSHVVRLEARPPNIEGAGEIRIRDLLRNALRMRPDRIIIGECRGAEALDMLQAMNTGHDGSLTTIHANSQRDALSRVETMVMMAGFDLPVRAIREQLASALDLVVHTARLRDGTRKVIGVSEVVGMEGDIVTMQEVVRFAQRGVDKDNKVLGDFCYTGVQPVCIKRFAEYGTQYDARGLNELSLLQSAW from the coding sequence ATGACCGAAGCTCCCTTCCTGCTCTTCATCGGCTCAAAGGGCGGCGTCGGAACGACGACGCTCTGCCGAGAGCTGGCGCGCGCCATGCGCGAAAAAGGGAAAATAGCGGTCATTGACGCCGACCTGACCGCCAGTCGAAGCGTCGCGCTCCTCTTCGAGAGCGTGCGCGCGCTCGACGCGGCGCATGCGGCGCTCCCGATCGCCAGCGTTACCGCGGACGGCGTGACCATCGCCGAGCTCGTGGATCGCTACGACGGCGCTTACACGCTCGACAGACAGGACGTCGAAGAGTTCGCGGCGGGCCTCACAGGCTTCGACGCGGTGCTCGTCGATACGCCGCAGCCCTTCATTACGACGGTGCGTCCGTTTGTCGAGCGCGCGAAGCGCTTCTTCATCGTGCTCGAGCCGACGCTTTTGGGCGTCGCCGGCGCGCAGTCCATGGTCGGCGACCTGCGGCGCTTCGGCGTTCCGCCCAACCGAATCGACCTTATCACCAACGCTCGCACCGAGGCCGGCATCGTCCTGCGCAGCGAGATCGAAGAGGCGCTCGGCGCGAAGATCGTCGCCGAGATCCCGACGACCGCGAGCCGAATTTACGCTAAGGCGATTACGGCGCTGGAACGCTACATCGATGCGCTCCCGCCGGCCGAGCCGCTCGACACGCTGCAGCCATCCTCGGCGGAGAGCGGCGACTCGCGCAGCGGCCGCACCGTCATCACCGATGGCCGCCTCGCGCCGGCGTTCGTTCCGGAGCGGCGCGGCGGCGGCCACCGCAGCGAAGTAGACGCCAAGCGGGACGCCTTCAAACAAGAGATTCAGGCAGCGCTGCTTCGCCAGGCCGACCTCGTCTCGTCGAGCGTCTCGCAGACCGACGCCGCGAAGCTCGCCGAGCTCAAGGCACGCGTCGAGTCAATAACCTCGGACTTCGTCGCGCAGCGCAAATTCGTCGCCTCCGCCGAGGAGCTCGCCCGGCTGCGGCAAGAGGTGCTCGACGAAGCGCTCGGCCTCGGCCCGCTCGAAGACTTGATCAACGATCCGGACGTCACCGAAATCATGGTCAACGGACCCGACACCGTCTACGTCGAGAAACACGGCGTCATCGAGCCGACGACGAAGCGCTTCAGCGGCGAGCGGCAGCTCCGCCTCGTGATCGAGCGCATCTTGACGCCGCTCGGCCGGCGCATTGACGAAGCCTCGCCGATGGTGGACGCGCGCCTCCCCGACGGCTCCCGCGTCAACGCGATCATCGAGCCCGTCTCGATCGACGGCGCGACGCTGACGATCCGGCGTTTCGGCCAGCGCCGCCTCACCTCCGACGATCTCGTGAAGATCGGCGCGGCCCCGCCGCAGGTCATAGACTTTCTCCGGGCGGCCGTCGAGTCGCGGCTCAACATCCTTGTCAGCGGCGGCACCGGCTCCGGTAAGACCACGTTCCTCAACATTCTCTCGTCGTTTCTTCCCAACCGCGAGCGTATCGTCACCATCGAAGACGCCGCGGAACTCCTCATGAACCAGTCGCACGTCGTGCGTCTCGAAGCGCGGCCTCCCAACATCGAGGGAGCCGGCGAGATCCGCATCCGCGATCTCTTGCGCAACGCGCTCCGCATGCGGCCCGACCGAATCATCATCGGCGAGTGCCGCGGCGCCGAAGCGCTCGACATGCTCCAGGCCATGAATACCGGCCACGACGGATCGCTGACGACGATCCATGCCAACAGCCAGCGCGACGCGCTCTCCCGCGTCGAGACGATGGTGATGATGGCCGGCTTCGATCTTCCGGTTCGAGCGATTCGCGAGCAACTCGCGAGCGCGCTCGACCTGGTCGTCCACACCGCCCGCTTACGGGACGGCACGCGCAAAGTGATCGGCGTCAGCGAGGTCGTCGGCATGGAAGGCGACATCGTGACGATGCAGGAGGTCGTCCGTTTCGCGCAGCGCGGCGTGGATAAAGACAACAAAGTCCTCGGCGACTTCTGCTACACCGGCGTCCAGCCGGTCTGCATCAAGCGGTTCGCCGAGTACGGCACTCAATACGACGCACGTGGGCTCAACGAGCTCTCGCTGCTGCAAAGCGCATGGTAA
- the cpaB gene encoding Flp pilus assembly protein CpaB, whose protein sequence is MNIRRTTLLIAIVLAVGTGWLTLTYLSSLKPAENEPRQVLITTQDIPAREHITPAMIRTETRSAQSLQPDALSNPNQAVGSLALITIPAGSQLTASQIGLNVPSALPVRLKPGMRAVSIPIDRVKGVSGLIQPGDRVDVIAIPPQKGNGPPDKAVTIFRGIRVLAVGTSLENASATPSPDEQTSATITLEVNPKQADLLAWADSNANLRLALRSPREPIRSEPTEILTLEGGTSGTPPSLPVPMTPPAFAMGPPPPITASSGRGSVGSGPVQLIIGDQIVDPGAAR, encoded by the coding sequence ATGAACATACGCCGTACGACGCTCTTGATCGCGATCGTTTTAGCCGTTGGTACCGGCTGGCTTACGCTGACGTATCTCTCGTCGCTCAAGCCCGCCGAAAACGAGCCCCGACAAGTGCTCATCACCACCCAAGACATTCCGGCCCGCGAGCATATCACGCCGGCAATGATTCGCACGGAGACCCGCTCCGCGCAATCGCTGCAGCCCGACGCGCTCTCGAATCCGAATCAAGCCGTTGGATCGCTCGCCCTCATCACCATTCCGGCCGGCTCGCAGCTGACCGCATCGCAGATCGGCTTGAACGTGCCGTCCGCGCTGCCCGTTCGCTTGAAGCCGGGAATGCGCGCGGTCAGCATCCCGATCGACCGCGTGAAAGGCGTCTCCGGGTTGATTCAGCCCGGCGACCGCGTCGACGTCATCGCGATCCCGCCGCAGAAGGGCAACGGACCGCCCGATAAGGCCGTCACGATCTTCCGCGGCATCCGCGTCCTCGCCGTCGGCACGAGCCTCGAGAACGCGTCCGCGACGCCGTCGCCCGACGAGCAGACTTCTGCTACGATCACCCTCGAGGTGAATCCGAAGCAAGCCGATCTGCTGGCCTGGGCCGACTCCAACGCAAACCTCCGTCTCGCGCTGCGCTCGCCGCGCGAGCCGATCCGTTCGGAGCCGACCGAGATCCTAACCCTCGAGGGCGGCACGAGCGGCACCCCGCCGTCGCTCCCCGTTCCGATGACGCCTCCCGCGTTTGCGATGGGACCGCCGCCTCCGATAACGGCGTCGTCCGGCCGCGGCTCCGTGGGAAGCGGCCCCGTTCAACTGATCATCGGCGACCAGATCGTGGATCCCGGCGCGGCGCGATGA
- a CDS encoding prepilin peptidase, whose translation MSLTIGITLAGCLAASYSDVRTRRIPNWLTGLLLLAALVIHGLEGWRSVGTSLAVMAIILVAGTLAYSRGGIGGGDIKLGIVASGLLSYPLCVPFLLYTAIGGGLLALVFLAMRGKARAGVSRVFLMAFAGGPGPAPDKAETLPYAVAFAFGAILVALSQSIAPFLRINL comes from the coding sequence ATGTCACTAACGATAGGAATCACGCTCGCCGGCTGCCTCGCAGCAAGCTATAGCGACGTACGCACCCGGCGGATCCCGAACTGGCTGACGGGTCTCCTCTTGCTCGCGGCCCTCGTCATTCACGGACTCGAAGGATGGCGATCCGTGGGCACGAGCCTCGCAGTCATGGCCATCATCCTGGTGGCCGGCACCCTCGCTTACTCGCGGGGCGGCATCGGCGGCGGCGACATCAAGCTCGGCATTGTGGCCTCAGGGCTGCTTAGCTACCCCTTGTGCGTTCCGTTCTTGCTCTACACCGCGATCGGCGGAGGTCTTCTCGCGCTCGTCTTCCTCGCGATGCGAGGCAAGGCGAGAGCGGGCGTCTCTCGCGTCTTTCTCATGGCTTTTGCAGGCGGGCCAGGCCCCGCTCCCGACAAGGCCGAAACCTTACCATACGCGGTTGCCTTCGCATTCGGCGCGATTTTGGTCGCTCTCTCGCAGAGCATCGCTCCATTCTTGAGGATAAACCTGTAA
- a CDS encoding Flp family type IVb pilin encodes MLTNLITMIRDDEGATMVEYGLLVALIAMIALVAVQTLGKNLSTVFSSVAGSV; translated from the coding sequence ATGCTCACCAACCTCATCACCATGATTCGCGATGACGAAGGCGCCACGATGGTCGAGTACGGCCTGCTCGTCGCCCTTATCGCCATGATCGCTCTGGTCGCCGTTCAGACGCTCGGAAAGAACCTGAGCACCGTGTTCAGCAGCGTCGCCGGATCGGTCTAA
- a CDS encoding stalk domain-containing protein, translating to MRPFRQVVILAFCTLFSTVYAGAASDQGVPLASVARSAHLDYEWLTATRAVQLSGPGIVLVIRPGDYLYEVNDRVETTAVVPHYYNNDIYVSRALANHLINLARQGQLAVDAAVSQAVRAAAAEAQQARTDTNVEQLRGSIVLNVTPLKGAEAVLVTGTAPPTAPVMITLLATLSSQLPNVLLSRHTLTAGQDGRFQAIVPIASDYMRDTFIHVLATSLPGITSASAQLLVQEPNQGLKVPAEAMENGVWP from the coding sequence ATGCGGCCTTTTCGTCAGGTGGTGATTCTCGCGTTCTGTACGCTGTTCTCGACAGTATATGCCGGGGCGGCGTCGGATCAGGGAGTGCCACTCGCTAGCGTCGCCAGATCAGCCCACCTCGATTACGAGTGGCTTACGGCGACGAGAGCGGTACAATTGAGTGGTCCCGGAATCGTGCTGGTTATTCGCCCCGGCGATTACCTGTACGAAGTAAACGATCGCGTAGAAACGACCGCGGTCGTGCCACATTACTATAACAACGACATCTACGTCTCACGGGCGCTTGCCAATCATCTCATCAATCTCGCACGGCAAGGGCAGCTGGCGGTCGACGCCGCGGTATCGCAAGCCGTCAGAGCAGCAGCCGCTGAGGCACAACAAGCACGCACCGACACCAATGTGGAACAACTCCGCGGATCGATCGTACTCAACGTAACCCCACTCAAGGGAGCAGAGGCGGTCCTCGTCACGGGAACAGCGCCCCCGACGGCACCCGTGATGATCACCCTCCTCGCGACGCTCTCATCGCAACTTCCCAATGTGCTGCTCAGCCGGCACACGTTAACGGCGGGACAGGACGGGAGGTTCCAGGCAATAGTGCCGATCGCTTCCGACTATATGCGCGACACATTCATTCACGTGCTGGCAACCTCGTTGCCCGGCATCACCTCGGCAAGCGCGCAGCTCCTGGTCCAGGAACCGAACCAAGGCCTTAAGGTCCCCGCAGAGGCCATGGAAAACGGGGTCTGGCCGTAA
- a CDS encoding pilus assembly protein N-terminal domain-containing protein, translating to MAALAAPVCADQVSLISIQSGHSILLKAEGLTRVAVGDGRIAGVVPIGTSQVVVNAKAPGHTTVFVWAGGKRVTYEVTVTEQQLDDLAQMLRSAIGAPGVQIVTFDHSIVIRGSVTDGAQLQQITDIMSRFDPIAKSQGAVLVNAVTISQNLGMLQRAIANIPGATDIRVDPDGKGNVIVSGNATDAVTAQAILERARGLAGPYLSATGQLIDRLNSLTNSQIDIKVYVLEVDKTAQSDLGISLSGAEQVNGQSTPTLVPPIFPFLESPSLPGSGLGFTIQPFYRTITLAPQLHLLMSEGHAKELSSPDLVTSPGAKASFLVGGEIPVVTSTGLGAVNVQYQPYGVQLNVTPDILGNGSIHAVIAPEISDLDYANAVVVSGFTIPALKVSQLSTDVITRPGESILMGGLVRRLEQRTVSKIPILSAIPILGKLFTSVAYQNAQSDVVFVMTPEVINR from the coding sequence ATGGCGGCACTCGCCGCTCCGGTCTGCGCCGATCAAGTCTCCCTGATCTCTATTCAGTCGGGGCACTCGATTCTGCTCAAGGCCGAGGGCCTCACCCGCGTAGCCGTTGGCGATGGACGAATCGCCGGCGTCGTTCCGATTGGGACGTCGCAGGTCGTCGTCAACGCCAAGGCGCCCGGACACACCACCGTCTTCGTGTGGGCCGGGGGCAAGCGCGTTACCTATGAAGTCACCGTAACCGAGCAGCAGCTCGACGACCTCGCCCAGATGCTCCGCAGCGCGATCGGCGCTCCGGGCGTCCAGATCGTGACCTTCGACCATTCGATCGTCATACGAGGAAGCGTCACGGACGGAGCCCAGCTCCAGCAGATCACGGATATCATGAGCCGCTTCGACCCGATCGCCAAATCGCAGGGCGCGGTTCTCGTCAATGCGGTGACGATCTCCCAGAATCTCGGCATGTTGCAGCGCGCCATCGCGAATATCCCCGGCGCGACCGACATCCGCGTCGACCCCGACGGTAAGGGGAACGTCATCGTCAGCGGCAACGCGACCGACGCCGTAACCGCCCAAGCGATCCTCGAGCGGGCGCGCGGCCTGGCAGGTCCGTATCTCTCGGCAACCGGGCAACTCATCGACCGTCTGAACTCGCTGACCAACAGCCAGATCGACATCAAGGTCTACGTGCTCGAGGTTGACAAGACGGCCCAATCCGACCTCGGCATCTCGCTCAGCGGCGCCGAGCAGGTCAACGGACAGTCGACGCCCACGCTCGTGCCGCCGATCTTCCCGTTCCTCGAGTCGCCGTCGCTGCCGGGCTCGGGCCTCGGCTTCACGATCCAGCCCTTCTATAGAACGATCACGCTCGCTCCGCAGCTCCACTTGCTGATGAGCGAAGGGCACGCAAAGGAACTGTCGAGCCCGGATCTCGTGACGAGCCCCGGCGCGAAGGCGTCGTTCCTCGTCGGCGGCGAGATACCGGTCGTCACTTCGACCGGCCTCGGCGCGGTCAACGTGCAGTACCAGCCATACGGCGTCCAGTTGAACGTAACGCCGGACATCCTCGGCAACGGCTCGATCCATGCGGTCATCGCCCCGGAGATCTCCGACCTCGACTACGCCAACGCCGTCGTCGTCTCGGGCTTCACGATCCCCGCCCTCAAAGTCAGCCAGCTCTCTACCGACGTCATCACGCGGCCCGGCGAGAGCATCCTGATGGGTGGTCTCGTCCGCCGGCTCGAGCAGCGCACGGTATCGAAGATCCCGATCCTCTCGGCGATCCCGATTCTCGGCAAGCTCTTCACGTCGGTCGCCTATCAGAACGCCCAGTCCGACGTGGTCTTCGTAATGACGCCCGAAGTCATCAACCGGTGA
- a CDS encoding TadE/TadG family type IV pilus assembly protein encodes MTRTAGRLHYERGASIPETAIVIGVLLALILGIMDFGRAMYTYAFIAQITREGARWATVRGSQCALLDNCNATSAQIQTYVRGLSEGLTTPSNINVTATWPSTSCPAGSSGNAPGCAVSVNTTYQYKFTLIPFLASLPLNISSTSQMVISQ; translated from the coding sequence GTGACCCGGACGGCCGGCCGACTCCATTACGAGCGCGGCGCCAGCATCCCCGAGACGGCAATCGTCATCGGGGTCTTGCTGGCGCTGATTCTCGGGATCATGGACTTCGGCCGTGCCATGTATACGTATGCCTTCATCGCCCAGATCACGCGCGAAGGCGCGCGTTGGGCGACGGTGCGGGGATCGCAGTGCGCGCTGCTCGACAACTGCAACGCAACGTCGGCGCAGATCCAGACCTACGTGCGCGGCCTCTCCGAGGGTCTGACTACTCCCAGCAACATCAACGTCACCGCGACTTGGCCGTCGACGAGCTGCCCCGCGGGCAGTTCCGGGAACGCGCCGGGTTGCGCCGTCTCCGTCAATACCACGTATCAGTATAAGTTCACGCTCATTCCGTTCTTGGCGAGCCTTCCACTCAACATCTCAAGCACTTCACAAATGGTGATCTCGCAATGA
- a CDS encoding Tad domain-containing protein, giving the protein MKNKNQRGQALPLIAISLGALMGFAGISVDVGYLEYRQQAQQSATDAAALGGAEQLAHGACTNTGNAKAAALSDASDNSFPNGSQITVTPNTPPSSGPFAGNACAVDVQIVTQNVPTYFSRMFGFPAGMTESTHAVAAVTTNGAAPCIYLLSQTVQTNFNGANVNSPQCSIAINDTANFNGVTIGAPMIGYAGAAPNKNGANFTMATPSPMLPVQDPCPEFSGCNYLATNPPSTTNCTSFNGNGYSGTLAAGCYSYLNLNGANVTLQSGGTYVLSGTSNFNGAHVTGTGVTLYVPATGTPPNFNGASVSLSPPTSGNQVGTLYYQVPSNTQSPNFNGTSNWYSGLIYCPGATAVNFNGSGGGYVVLVFGAWNVNGAGVYDFATPSPGQALSPKAVIVQ; this is encoded by the coding sequence ATGAAGAACAAGAATCAACGAGGACAGGCCCTCCCCCTCATCGCGATATCCCTCGGAGCCCTCATGGGCTTCGCGGGCATCTCCGTGGACGTCGGGTACCTCGAATACCGCCAGCAGGCGCAGCAATCGGCGACCGATGCCGCCGCCCTCGGGGGCGCCGAACAGCTCGCTCACGGCGCCTGCACGAACACCGGCAACGCAAAGGCGGCCGCGCTCTCAGACGCGAGCGACAACAGTTTCCCGAACGGCTCCCAGATCACGGTCACGCCGAATACGCCGCCGTCGAGCGGGCCCTTTGCGGGGAACGCCTGCGCGGTCGACGTTCAGATCGTCACGCAGAACGTGCCGACCTATTTTTCGCGCATGTTCGGCTTTCCGGCGGGCATGACCGAGTCTACCCACGCGGTCGCCGCAGTGACGACGAACGGCGCGGCCCCCTGCATCTACCTGCTCAGCCAGACCGTCCAAACCAACTTTAACGGGGCTAACGTCAACTCGCCGCAGTGCTCGATCGCAATCAACGATACGGCGAACTTCAACGGCGTGACGATCGGCGCCCCGATGATCGGTTACGCCGGCGCCGCCCCGAACAAGAACGGCGCGAACTTCACGATGGCGACGCCCTCGCCGATGCTGCCGGTCCAAGACCCGTGCCCGGAGTTCTCAGGCTGCAATTACCTCGCGACCAACCCTCCGTCGACGACGAATTGCACGAGTTTCAACGGCAACGGTTACTCCGGCACGCTCGCCGCCGGCTGCTACAGTTACCTCAATCTCAACGGCGCCAACGTGACGCTGCAATCGGGCGGAACCTACGTCCTCAGCGGCACCTCGAACTTCAACGGCGCCCACGTCACGGGAACCGGCGTCACGCTCTACGTCCCCGCGACGGGAACGCCGCCGAACTTCAACGGCGCGAGCGTCAGCCTCTCGCCGCCGACGAGCGGAAATCAGGTCGGCACGCTCTATTATCAGGTGCCGTCGAACACGCAGAGCCCGAACTTCAACGGCACCTCGAACTGGTATAGCGGCTTGATCTACTGCCCCGGCGCCACTGCCGTGAACTTCAACGGCTCGGGCGGCGGCTACGTCGTGCTCGTCTTCGGCGCGTGGAACGTCAACGGCGCCGGCGTCTACGATTTTGCAACACCCTCTCCCGGGCAAGCACTTAGCCCAAAGGCGGTAATCGTTCAATGA